The following nucleotide sequence is from Candidatus Cloacimonadota bacterium.
TATGATCCGATGACAAATGACAATGTTGCTTTTGAAGATCTGCCGGAAGATTGGGTTTGTCCCGAATGCGGAGTTGGAAAAGATCTTTTCAGCCCCTTGGATTAAGCGATCAAACTTCCGAAGTATCAAAACTTCGGAAGTTTTTTTA
It contains:
- a CDS encoding rubredoxin, with the protein product MKKYVCDACGYIYDPMTNDNVAFEDLPEDWVCPECGVGKDLFSPLD